CTTCCCGTGGCCGTGGCCGTCTGGTTGAAGCGGGTGTGGAGGCGGCCCGTCCTCGGGTGGATCAGGTCCGGGAGGGGGTCTATGTAGGTGCTCTTCAGCTTGGTGAGCTCCCGGTACTGGAGGATCTTCTCCACGATGGGGTGGGCCTCCCGCAGGGCCTCGAGGACCTGGGCGCTCGTGGAGCGCTTCCCCGTCTTCTCCGTCTTGCCGATGGCGGGAAGCCCTAGCTCATCAAAGAGGACCCTCTCCAGCTGGTCCCGGGAGTTCAGGTTGAAGGGGCGGCCCGCCAGGCGGTGGATCTCGGCCTCGAGGCGGGCGATTTCCTCAGAAAGCTCCAAGGAGAGGGCCTTCAGGTAGGGTACGTCCAGCCTGACCCCCGTGGCCTCCATGTGGGCGAGGACGAGGGAGAGGGGCCTTTCCACCTCCCGGTAGAGCCAAAGGAGCCTTTCCTCCCCCTGAAGCCTCTCCCAGAGGTTGGCGAAGAGCCTCTCCGAAAGGGCCGCCCGCTCCCCCGCCTCCTCCGTCCAATCCCCCCCGTACCGCCGGGCCACGCCCTCGGGGGTGGTGTTGGAGGGGTCCAGGAGGTAGGCGAGGAGCAGGGGGTCGTCCCCCGGGGGGAGGCCAAAGCCCTCCCTCAGGGCCAGGACGGCCAGGTCCTTGGCGAGAAGCCCCCGGACCCCCTTTAGGTCCCCCAGGGCGGCGAGGGGCTCAGGGGCCCGGTGGACCCTGCCCCCCTTGGCGGCGGCCAGGGCCAGGAGCTCCGCCCACATGGGCTCCTTGCGGGAGAGGAGGAAGCCCACGAAGGCCCCTTCCGGCGGGGGCCAGGGGGCCTCCTCCCAGGCCTTGGGGCCTTCCAGGAGGCCGAACTCGTGGAGGAGGCTCCCAAACTCAAGCCCCTCCAAAAAGGCCTTGAGCCCCTCCCGGTCGGGCTTCCGCCTCTTGGCGAAGTCCACCTCCAGGGGGAGATCGGTGCGCAACCGGACCAGGTCCCAGGCGCGCTTCAGGTCCTCCATGTGGGCCTGGATCCTCTCCCTTGGGGCGGGCCTCAACTGGTCCAGGTTCTGGAGGAGGTTTTCCAGGCTTCCCCACTCCTCTATGAGCCTCCTCGCCGTCTTCTCCCCGATGCCCCTGACCCCGAGGAGGTTGTCGGAAGGGTCCCCGGAAAGGGCCCGGTAGTCCGCCCACTGCTCCGGCCTAAGGCCGTACTTTTCCCAAAGCCAAGCCGGGGTGAGGAGGTGCCCCTCGGGGTGGAGGATGGCGATGCGCTCGGAAAGGAGCTGGTAGAGGTCCTTGTCGGCGGTGAGGATCCGCACCTCATAGCCTTCCCCCTCCGCCTTTTTGGCCAGGGTGGCCAGGACATCGTCCGCCTCGTAGCCCGGGACCTCGAGGCGCTCTAGCCCCAAGAGGTCCACCAGCTCCTTGATGAGGGCAAGCTGCCTGGGGAAGTCCTCCGGCGTGGGGGCCCGGCCCGCCTTGTACCCCTCGTAGGCCTCGTGGCGGAAGGAGGGGGCCTTGGCGTCAAAGACCACGATCACCGCGTCCCCGTCCTCCTTGAGGGCCTTGAGGAGGCTCTTGGCGAAGCCGTAGACCGCCTGGACGGGCTCGCCCCGGCTGGTGGTAAGGCCCCTTAGGGCAAAAAAGGCGCGGTAGGCCAGGTGGTGGCCGTCCACCAGGAGGACCCGGCCCTTGGGCGCAAAGAGGGGCAGCATCCCCTCCATGTTACCCCTCCGCCGCCTGACCCCGGGCAGCGTCCAGGAAGGCCTTTAGAACCCCCTTCTTGCAGGGCCGGCCGGAACTCCTTCGGGCAGCAAGGACCCCTCCTGCCGGGAAATCCCGGCCCTGGGCCCTCAGAGGGGGAGGCTCACTGGGCCTCCCCCAGGGCCTCGAGGGCCGCCCGCTCCATCCCCTTTGGGTCCGGGAGGAGGCCCGTCCAGATTTGCAAGGCCAGGGCCCCCTGCCAGGCCAGCATG
The genomic region above belongs to Thermus sediminis and contains:
- the polA gene encoding DNA polymerase I, giving the protein MEGMLPLFAPKGRVLLVDGHHLAYRAFFALRGLTTSRGEPVQAVYGFAKSLLKALKEDGDAVIVVFDAKAPSFRHEAYEGYKAGRAPTPEDFPRQLALIKELVDLLGLERLEVPGYEADDVLATLAKKAEGEGYEVRILTADKDLYQLLSERIAILHPEGHLLTPAWLWEKYGLRPEQWADYRALSGDPSDNLLGVRGIGEKTARRLIEEWGSLENLLQNLDQLRPAPRERIQAHMEDLKRAWDLVRLRTDLPLEVDFAKRRKPDREGLKAFLEGLEFGSLLHEFGLLEGPKAWEEAPWPPPEGAFVGFLLSRKEPMWAELLALAAAKGGRVHRAPEPLAALGDLKGVRGLLAKDLAVLALREGFGLPPGDDPLLLAYLLDPSNTTPEGVARRYGGDWTEEAGERAALSERLFANLWERLQGEERLLWLYREVERPLSLVLAHMEATGVRLDVPYLKALSLELSEEIARLEAEIHRLAGRPFNLNSRDQLERVLFDELGLPAIGKTEKTGKRSTSAQVLEALREAHPIVEKILQYRELTKLKSTYIDPLPDLIHPRTGRLHTRFNQTATATGRLSSSDPNLQNIPIRTPLGQRIRRAFLAEEGWVLVALDYSQIELRVLAHLSGDENLIRVFREGRDIHTETASWMFGVPREAVDPLMRRAAKTVNFGVLYGMSAHRLSQELAIPYEEAQAFIERYFRGFPRVRAWIEGTLEEGRRRGYVETLFGRRRYVPDLNARVKSVREAAERMAFNMPVQGTAADLMKLAMVRLFPRLEAMGARMLLQVHDELVLEAPREKAEAVAQMAKEVMEGVYPLAVPLVVEVGIGEDWLSAKG